One stretch of Desulfatiglans anilini DSM 4660 DNA includes these proteins:
- a CDS encoding putative toxin-antitoxin system toxin component, PIN family, producing the protein MIRVVLDTNIFISGFLTPKSPPANILTLIVQGRLRLVLSASIASEIKAVLDYPKIRKILQKQGLSKDEINIALARLEKLAIFTLGKLKIAAVEKDPSDNIFLSAAIEAEDFLQCLAVSGWTKNLAIEKPPGQADPQIVNQGNLGFLIFELSDIYSELILDFRINSPHLRGLRRLTAVLVKLDARLKKKNKPSKTVPA; encoded by the coding sequence ATGATCCGGGTGGTTCTGGACACCAACATTTTTATCAGCGGCTTTCTTACTCCCAAGAGTCCGCCGGCTAATATTCTCACCTTGATTGTTCAGGGCCGGCTCCGCCTGGTCCTTTCTGCTTCTATTGCCAGCGAAATCAAAGCCGTTTTGGATTATCCCAAGATAAGGAAAATCCTTCAAAAACAAGGCCTTTCAAAGGATGAAATAAACATCGCTTTAGCCAGATTGGAAAAACTGGCCATTTTCACCTTGGGAAAATTGAAAATAGCAGCGGTAGAAAAAGACCCTTCCGACAACATCTTCCTTTCTGCCGCCATCGAGGCCGAGGATTTTCTTCAATGCCTGGCTGTCTCAGGCTGGACAAAGAATCTTGCAATTGAAAAACCGCCCGGGCAGGCGGATCCGCAAATAGTAAACCAAGGAAATCTTGGTTTTTTAATATTCGAACTTTCTGATATCTACTCCGAACTGATCTTGGATTTCCGGATAAACTCACCGCACCTTCGGGGGCTGCGCCGTTTGACAGCTGTTTTGGTCAAGCTTGACGCCCGCCTTAAAAAGAAAAACAAGCCCTCCAAAACTGTGCCGGCATAG
- a CDS encoding DUF2188 domain-containing protein: protein MAKRKVVYVTPATKGNWSVKTEGAERALKNFENKKDAVDFGRQVAKDASGQLKIQKKDGTFQTEYTYGNDPYPPEG from the coding sequence ATGGCAAAAAGAAAAGTAGTTTACGTAACCCCAGCTACAAAAGGTAATTGGAGTGTAAAAACTGAAGGAGCTGAAAGAGCATTAAAAAATTTCGAAAATAAAAAAGATGCGGTTGATTTCGGACGGCAAGTCGCTAAAGATGCCAGCGGACAACTTAAGATCCAGAAAAAGGATGGAACTTTCCAGACAGAATATACCTACGGAAACGACCCATATCCACCAGAGGGATAA
- a CDS encoding type II toxin-antitoxin system Phd/YefM family antitoxin, whose protein sequence is MLKKISAMKARQNLGQVMNEVAIKGDDYIIERSGRPMVVMIPMDRYYQLLQSQDEAKESLQAIWKKMEGADKKELGQAIGEAISSVRASRVQAQNQ, encoded by the coding sequence ATGCTCAAGAAAATCTCCGCTATGAAGGCAAGACAGAATCTTGGCCAGGTGATGAATGAAGTGGCTATTAAAGGGGACGATTACATCATAGAAAGGTCCGGCCGGCCGATGGTGGTAATGATCCCGATGGATCGCTATTACCAGCTGCTTCAAAGCCAGGATGAGGCCAAAGAATCCCTGCAGGCTATCTGGAAGAAGATGGAGGGGGCTGATAAGAAAGAATTAGGCCAGGCAATCGGGGAGGCTATCTCTTCAGTAAGAGCTTCCCGGGTCCAGGCTCAGAACCAATGA
- a CDS encoding tail fiber domain-containing protein, translating to IFYVTNNNAGGGLNFGASIEFRMGTFTSGATPVQGQIGTLLQNGTDAAFGSDMAFYTSNNAVLSEKMRILRNGNVGIGTTAPAQKLQVAGRIRMDTWTADGDVAVYYNSGTGDIGVTASDERLKTNIETIPNALSIIKNIRGITFNWKDKSMSGDKSIGIIAQEALAVMPELTFPITGPDGKEYLGVHYDKISPILIEAVKEQQEQISNLQLSVSNEFSILNDSMTNLDSRLFGGETSLEDKIAVIGADLTELEDDFKALAGRVQGQEEFFDSLTVTTAGLTESVATLTELYGDHETRIVALENMVAEGLSGGDGVPAELESLKELDSRLVLEDLGADGYRFDIDGNLKVKELEAEKIHAKEAAIEKLQIGKMKQVILESPSGACFKLEINDQGQIESEEVDCQTETEE from the coding sequence ATATTTTATGTGACAAATAATAATGCTGGTGGCGGTCTAAATTTTGGAGCATCGATAGAATTTAGAATGGGAACATTTACAAGCGGTGCAACTCCAGTCCAAGGTCAAATAGGAACCCTTTTACAAAATGGCACTGATGCAGCATTTGGTTCTGATATGGCATTTTATACTTCCAATAATGCTGTGTTATCAGAAAAAATGAGGATATTAAGGAATGGTAACGTCGGTATTGGCACCACCGCTCCCGCGCAGAAGCTCCAAGTTGCCGGCCGGATCAGAATGGACACTTGGACGGCCGACGGCGACGTGGCGGTTTACTACAACAGCGGCACCGGAGACATTGGAGTCACCGCTTCCGATGAAAGGCTTAAAACCAATATTGAAACCATCCCCAATGCTCTTTCCATTATCAAAAACATCCGAGGAATTACCTTTAATTGGAAAGATAAATCTATGTCTGGGGACAAATCCATTGGTATCATTGCTCAGGAAGCCTTGGCGGTAATGCCGGAACTGACTTTCCCCATTACCGGACCGGATGGGAAAGAATACCTAGGTGTTCACTATGACAAGATCTCTCCCATTCTCATTGAAGCGGTCAAAGAGCAGCAAGAGCAAATTTCCAATCTGCAACTTTCCGTTTCCAATGAATTTTCTATCCTCAATGATTCAATGACTAATCTGGATTCCCGCCTCTTTGGTGGTGAAACAAGCCTGGAAGACAAGATTGCCGTTATCGGAGCGGATTTGACCGAACTGGAGGATGATTTCAAAGCATTGGCTGGCCGGGTTCAGGGGCAAGAAGAGTTTTTTGACTCCTTGACTGTTACCACCGCCGGCCTGACGGAATCGGTGGCTACCCTGACAGAGCTGTATGGGGATCACGAGACAAGGATTGTGGCGTTGGAAAATATGGTGGCGGAAGGATTGAGCGGCGGCGATGGGGTCCCGGCGGAGCTGGAAAGCCTGAAGGAGTTGGATTCCCGGTTGGTGCTGGAGGACCTGGGAGCTGATGGATACCGGTTTGACATCGATGGGAATTTGAAGGTGAAAGAATTGGAGGCGGAAAAGATCCACGCCAAGGAAGCTGCAATTGAGAAATTGCAGATCGGGAAGATGAAACAGGTAATCCTCGAGTCCCCTTCCGGCGCCTGCTTCAAGCTGGAAATCAACGACCAGGGCCAAATCGAATCGGAAGAAGTTGATTGCCAAACAGAGACGGAGGAATAA
- a CDS encoding GrlR family regulatory protein: MDRLEGLWTVSFQSNFQSFGAGVAVFSQNQILGGDSSYYYNGNATIKDNKVESKIHIVRFNKMGTSIFGNLDSFYLNVTGNISIPTMQLSGCMIEQPTMKITLQCNKVTGFEQA; this comes from the coding sequence ATGGATAGACTGGAAGGACTTTGGACTGTTTCTTTTCAATCAAATTTTCAAAGTTTTGGCGCAGGCGTTGCCGTTTTTTCACAGAATCAAATTCTAGGTGGTGATTCATCTTATTATTATAATGGCAATGCAACTATAAAGGACAATAAAGTAGAATCCAAGATACATATTGTTAGATTTAACAAAATGGGAACGTCAATTTTTGGCAATTTAGATTCATTTTACTTAAATGTGACTGGCAATATTTCTATCCCTACAATGCAGTTAAGTGGTTGTATGATAGAACAGCCTACTATGAAAATTACTTTACAATGCAATAAAGTCACCGGCTTTGAACAGGCTTAA